Proteins from one Telopea speciosissima isolate NSW1024214 ecotype Mountain lineage chromosome 1, Tspe_v1, whole genome shotgun sequence genomic window:
- the LOC122638562 gene encoding putative glucose-6-phosphate 1-epimerase isoform X1: MGHSAAVWDQRAAVEVTKDSNGIDQVVLRSPRGASARVSLHGGQVVSWRNDRGEELLFTSSKSMFKPPKAMRGGIPICFPQFGNCGSLEQHGFARNKMWTIDDNPPPLHPSDSKGKSLIDLLLKPSEEDLKCWPHSFEFRLRVSLTVDGDLTMISRVRNINGKQFSFSFAYHTYFSVSDISEVRIEGLETLDYLDNLSQRERFTEQGDAITFESEVDRVYLSSPNVIAVLDHEKKQTVVIRKEGLPDVVVWNPWEKKSKAMVDFGDEEYKQMLCVDGAAIEKPITLKPGEEWTGRLELSVVSSSYCSEYL, translated from the exons ATGGGTCATTCTGCGGCAGTCTGGGACCAGAGAGCTGCGGTTGAAGTTACAAAGGACTCGAATGGAATCGATCAGGTTGTACTCCGTTCCCCACGAGGAGCTTCTGCTCGG GTTAGTTTGCATGGAGGGCAGGTTGTTTCATGGAGGAATGATCGTGGGGAGGAGCTCCTGTTCACTAGTAGCAAG TCCATGTTTAAGCCACCAAAAGCCATGCGAGGGGGGATCCCTATTTGTTTCCCACAG TTTGGAAACTGTGGATCATTAGAGCAGCATGGATTTGCGAGAAACAAGATGTGGACTATTGATGATAATCCCCCTCCTTTGCACCCCAGTGATTCCAAGGGCAAATCTTTAATTGACTTGCTACTCAAACCATCTGAAGAAGATCTGAAGTGCTGGCCTCATAG CTTTGAGTTTCGCCTTAGGGTGTCTCTCACAGTGGATGGAGATCTCACCATGATATCACGAGTTAGGAACATCAATGGAAAGCAATTCAGCTTCTCGTTTGCTTATCACACGTACTTCTCCGTTTCTGACATCAG TGAAGTGAGGATAGAAGGTTTGGAAACACTGGACTATCTGGACAACCTTAGCCAAAGAGAACGCTTTACAGAACAAGGAGATGCAATCACCTTTGAATCTGAG GTTGATCGGGTTTATCTCAGTTCTCCTAATGTAATAGCAGTTCTTGACCATGAAAAGAAGCAGACAGTTGTTATAAGGAAGGAAGGACTTCCAGATGTTg TGGTTTGGAATCCATGGGAGAAGAAGTCCAAAGCCATGGTAGATTTTGGTGATGAGGAGTACAAACAGATGCTTTGTGTTGATGGTGCAGCAATTGAGAAACCAATCACCTTGAAGCCTGGTGAGGAATGGACAGGGCGATTGGAGCTCTCCGTTGTCTCCTCAAGTTATTGCAGTGAGTACCTTTGA
- the LOC122638562 gene encoding putative glucose-6-phosphate 1-epimerase isoform X2 has product MGHSAAVWDQRAAVEVTKDSNGIDQVVLRSPRGASARVSLHGGQVVSWRNDRGEELLFTSSKSMFKPPKAMRGGIPICFPQFGNCGSLEQHGFARNKMWTIDDNPPPLHPSDSKGKSLIDLLLKPSEEDLKCWPHSFEFRLRVSLTVDGDLTMISRVRNINGKQFSFSFAYHTYFSVSDISEVRIEGLETLDYLDNLSQRERFTEQGDAITFESEVDRVYLSSPNVIAVLDHEKKQTVVIRKEGLPDVAIEKPITLKPGEEWTGRLELSVVSSSYCSEYL; this is encoded by the exons ATGGGTCATTCTGCGGCAGTCTGGGACCAGAGAGCTGCGGTTGAAGTTACAAAGGACTCGAATGGAATCGATCAGGTTGTACTCCGTTCCCCACGAGGAGCTTCTGCTCGG GTTAGTTTGCATGGAGGGCAGGTTGTTTCATGGAGGAATGATCGTGGGGAGGAGCTCCTGTTCACTAGTAGCAAG TCCATGTTTAAGCCACCAAAAGCCATGCGAGGGGGGATCCCTATTTGTTTCCCACAG TTTGGAAACTGTGGATCATTAGAGCAGCATGGATTTGCGAGAAACAAGATGTGGACTATTGATGATAATCCCCCTCCTTTGCACCCCAGTGATTCCAAGGGCAAATCTTTAATTGACTTGCTACTCAAACCATCTGAAGAAGATCTGAAGTGCTGGCCTCATAG CTTTGAGTTTCGCCTTAGGGTGTCTCTCACAGTGGATGGAGATCTCACCATGATATCACGAGTTAGGAACATCAATGGAAAGCAATTCAGCTTCTCGTTTGCTTATCACACGTACTTCTCCGTTTCTGACATCAG TGAAGTGAGGATAGAAGGTTTGGAAACACTGGACTATCTGGACAACCTTAGCCAAAGAGAACGCTTTACAGAACAAGGAGATGCAATCACCTTTGAATCTGAG GTTGATCGGGTTTATCTCAGTTCTCCTAATGTAATAGCAGTTCTTGACCATGAAAAGAAGCAGACAGTTGTTATAAGGAAGGAAGGACTTCCAGATGTTg CAATTGAGAAACCAATCACCTTGAAGCCTGGTGAGGAATGGACAGGGCGATTGGAGCTCTCCGTTGTCTCCTCAAGTTATTGCAGTGAGTACCTTTGA